A window of the Neofelis nebulosa isolate mNeoNeb1 chromosome 13, mNeoNeb1.pri, whole genome shotgun sequence genome harbors these coding sequences:
- the ADRA2A gene encoding alpha-2A adrenergic receptor, which yields MFRQEQPLAEGSFAPMGSLQLDAGNASWNGTDTPGGGARATPYSLQVTLTLVCLAGLLMLLTVFGNVLVIIAVFTSRALKAPQNLFLVSLASADILVATLVIPFSLANEVMGYWYFGKAWCEIYLALDVLFCTSSIVHLCAISLDRYWSITQAIEYNLKRTPRRIKAIIVTVWVISAVISFPPLISIEKKGGGGGQQPTEPRCEINDQKWYVISSCIGSFFAPCLIMILVYVRIYQIAKRRTRVPPSRRGPDAAAAPPGGAERRPNGLGPERGVGPVGAEAEPLPAQLNGAPGEPAPAGPRDADALDLEESSSSEHAERPPGPRRSERGPRAKGKPRASQVKPGDSLPRRGPGATGPGASAAGPGEERGGGAKASRWRGRQNREKRFTFVLAVVIGVFVVCWFPFFFTYTLTAVGCSVPRTLFKFFFWFGYCNSSLNPVIYTIFNHDFRRAFKKILCRGDKKRIV from the coding sequence ATGTTCCGCCAGGAGCAGCCGCTGGCCGAGGGCAGCTTCGCGCCCATGGGCTCCCTGCAGCTGGACGCGGGCAACGCGAGCTGGAATGGGACCGACACGCCGGGGGGCGGCGCCCGGGCCACCCCTTACTCCCTGCAGGTGACGCTGACTCTGGTGTGCCTGGCGGGCCTGCTCATGCTGCTCACGGTGTTCGGCAACGTGCTGGTCATCATCGCGGTGTTCACGAGCCGCGCACTTAAGGCGCCCCAGAACCTCTTTCTGGTGTCTCTGGCCTCGGCCGACATCCTGGTGGCCACGCTAGTCATCCCTTTCTCGCTGGCCAACGAGGTCATGGGCTACTGGTATTTCGGCAAGGCGTGGTGTGAGATCTACCTGGCGCTCGACGTGCTCTTCTGCACCTCGTCCATCGTGCACCTGTGCGCCATCAGCCTGGATCGCTACTGGTCCATCACGCAAGCCATCGAGTATAACCTGAAGCGCACGCCGCGCCGCATCAAGGCCATCATCGTCACCGTGTGGGTCATCTCGGCCGTCATCTCCTTCCCGCCGCTCATCTCCATCGAGAAgaagggcggcggcggcggccagcAGCCGACCGAGCCGCGCTGCGAGATCAACGACCAGAAGTGGTACGTAATCTCGTCGTGCATCGGCTCCTTTTTCGCGCCCTGCCTCATCATGATCCTGGTCTACGTGCGCATCTACCAGATTGCCAAGCGCCGCACCCGCGTGCCGCCCAGCCGCCGGGGTCCGgacgccgccgccgcgccgccggGGGGAGCCGAGCGCAGGCCCAACGGCCTGGGCCCGGAGCGCGGCGTGGGCCCCGTGGGCGCCGAGGCCGAGCCCCTGCCCGCCCAGCTCAACGGTGCCCCCGGGGAGCCCGCGCCCGCAGGGCCACGCGACGCTGATGCTCTGGACTTGGAGGAGAGCTCGTCCTCCGAGCACGCCGAGCGGCCCCCGGGGCCCCGCAGGTCCGAGCGCGGCCCCCGGGCCAAGGGCAAGCCCCGGGCGAGCCAGGTAAAGCCCGGGGACAGCCTGCCCCGGCGTGGGCCGGGGGCAACGGGGCCCGGGGCGTCGGCGGCGGGGCCCGGGGAGGAGCGCGGCGGGGGCGCCAAGGCGTCGCGCTGGCGCGGGCGGCAGAACCGCGAAAAGCGCTTCACGTTCGTGCTGGCCGTGGTCATCGGCGTGTTCGTGGTGTGCTGGTTCCCCTTCTTTTTCACTTACACGCTCACGGCCGTGGGCTGCTCCGTGCCGCGCACGCTTTTCAAGTTCTTCTTCTGGTTCGGCTACTGCAACAGCTCCCTGAACCCAGTCATCTACACCATCTTCAACCACGACTTCCGCCGCGCCTTCAAGAAGATCCTCTGCCGAGGGGACAAGAAACGGATCGTGTGA